The nucleotide sequence AAGAGATATTTCCGGCAAGACAACACTTGTTATCGGACAGAATGATGAGTCATTTGCAATAGCATCTGAAACCAGCGCTTTCCCGAACCTGGGCTTTAAGCCGGTTCTGGAACTGCATCCAGGCGAAATCGTCCTTGTAACCAGTGAAGGATTGAAAGAAAAACAAGACACTTTGGAAAATGAAAAAACATTCAGAAATAGAAGGATCTGTTCCTTTCTCTGGATTTATACAGGTTACCCCGCTTCTTCTTATGAAGGTATAAACGTTGAAAAAGTCAGAGAGAATTGCGGAGCCAATCTTGCCAGAAACGATAAAATAGAAGCTGATTTGGTGTGCGGGGTTCCGGATTCAGGGACAGCTCATGCTATCGGCTATTCAATGGCTTCCGGAATCCCCTACAGAAGGTCTCTGGTCAAATATACCGATGGTTATGGGCGCAGTTATACCCCGCCTTCACAGGAGATAAGGAACAAGGTTGCAAAATTGAAACTGATACCAATTAGAAGTGTAATTGAAGATAAAAGAATAGTTGTGTGCGATGATTCCATAGTGCGTGGTACCCAGCTTAAAAATCAGGCAATTGAAAAACTCTGGCGCAACGGAGCAAAAGAAATTCATGTCCGTATCGCCTGTCCGCCTTTGATGTATCCCTGCCCGTATCTTTTATCAACCAGGACAAAAAAAGAACTGGCAGCCAGAAAAGTGATTAAAAAAATCACAGGTGAAAATAATTTTAATATTGAAGATTTTATTGATGACAAATCTCCGCTTTACCGGAAAATGGTAGATACCTCTCAGAAAGAACTGGGAGTTACTTCTCTTAAATACCAGACTATCAGTGACATGGTAAAAGCCATAGGGCTTCCCGAAGAGAAGCTGTGTCTTTACTGCTGGACCGGCAGGGACTAATATTAAAAATCCCGGTAAATTAATATAAAATTTTTTTGATCAAGAGATACCCCGGGTCTTTTGAGTTTATCTGCCGGAAATACTTTTGCTCCTTTTGACTCAAGTGAGGAGGAGATAAAAAAAGCTGAAATCATAAAAAATAATCCCATTGAAAAAGCCTGGATAAAGGATACCTAAAAAGCAAGAGGATAAGCAGATTTAAATGGATGCGTTCATAATAATACCGGAATCCCAAAGGAGCTGTAAGTAATCGCAACATGTGAAAGAACTACCATATTACCGGGATTATTCTTAAATTATCTATATCTGAAAGCCTTCCTATGCTATTCTTCATCCTGCTTCTTTTTATTTTTAACTTCTATAATATAAAACAAAAGAACTATAAAAGAAGCGCCAAAATATATGTAGATAAATAGTTCCCCGTAAAGGGAGTAAAATGATTTTTTATTATTGAGATAAACACTCCCGTATAGTATTTCCTTCTTTCCTATTTCAGTTTTTGCAAGGATTCTGCCATAAGGATCTATGACAGCAGATATTCCATTGTTGCCTGAATGCACCATGAAACAATTATTTTCTATTGCCCTGGTTTTGGAAAATATTACATGATGCCATGCAGCAATGCTTTCCCTAAATCCTGCCGTATCAGTAAAAGTAAATAAAATATCTGCACCCGTTTTTCTATATATTCTTGATATAATCTGCAATATCGATTCAAAACATATATTAGCCCCTATGTTCCCTTTTCCCGGATAGTTTAGCAATATAAGTTCTTTTGCAGGAGTGATATTCAGTTTTGCCATATTCATAAAACTTAAAAACTCGAATATATCGGGGTAAGGCATGTATTCTGCGCATGGAAGAGGATGGATCTTATCATATCTCCCGATTATTTCAAGCTTAGGATTATAAAGATAAACAGTATTGTAGTAATTATTTTCTTCATCCCATACTATCTGTCCCATTATGAAATAAAGATTTTCTTCTGCAGCTGTATTTCTGACCCATTTGTAAAATGAATTATTTCTTTCCTGCTCAAGCAAGCCCCATATTACACTTTCAGGAAAAACAATAAGCTCCGTACCTTCTTTAAAATACTTTTTATCCGATTCCATTCTCTGTGGTATCAGTACATCCGTATCTGTCGCAAATTTATCATCAAATGATACATTAGGCTGAACCATTGCAATTTCAAGTTTTTCTCCTTCATATTGATTGCTGTTTTTTCTGATATAAACTGTACCGAAAATCACATTTAAAAGGATGACGGCTACTACTGTTATTGAAAAAATAAAAACCGGTTTTTTAAAAAAGCTTTTTCTCAAAACAGCATGATTTCCGGGTTTATTCCTGGATTTTGCTACGAGCTGACATGATGCTTTATTATTAAAATCTTCATTAAAATTAGTTTTGGCAGATATATATGCAATGCCTGAGCCGGACTCTACAGAAGATAATCGCAAATTAATAAAATACATTATTATTTCAGCACAGCAAAGATTAAGAAGAACTATAAGAAGAGATACGCCCAGAACTCCTGTTAACTTGCTTAGCTGCATGATCGGAAGGAACGAGTGCTGGGAATAGCCGAGTACTCCCCATGGGAATGCAAGAAATGTCCTGTGTCTTAAAAACTCTACTGCTATCCACACAGAAGAAATAAGCAGAATTCTAAGACACGCCCATTTTATTTTTAAAAATATTAATTTAAATATAAAACCATAAAAAATGAAAAAAACTGAAAGCAGCCCGAGTATGGGAAACCAGTAAACATAACTGTACTCCGTAAACCAGTAAGTTATCCCCGCAAAAAATAATAATCCGGTAAGAGCGCTGAGAAATATTGCTGAACGGAAATTTGATTTTGATAATGCAATAATATATGAAATAAGAGCAAACCAGGAAAGAAAAGCAAGATTATCGGTAAAAGAGAGTATAAGCATTACCGAAGATAGCAAAATCAGAAACAATCGTTTGTAAATTCTCATTTAATCCTTTAAAGGCCTTAAATATTTTTCATATACTCTCTAATTATATTCGAATATCAAAATAATTTAATAACGACTTTTTTATACTCGGAAAATTTACAGTAAACTACTTTCTGAAAAGATTTAAAAACCTCTGCCAGAAAGTTTCTTTTTCTATCTCCTCCTGTTTATCGGAAACAGCGATTTTTTCCGTTTTTATTGCATCAGTCTGCATAATAAACTGAACCTGTGAATTTGTATTGCCGGTATCCATAAAGGAATTATAGTCATCTGACAGTTTGTTAATTTCTTTTTCAATAACAATTCCTTCATTAACTTTGTCAATATTTTCAATAACCTGACTTTTTATTTCATCAATTCCCTCTTCTTTCAGTTTCTGAATACCCTCTTTAATTTTTGAACTGCCATCTGCAAGCTTGCCGACATCTTCCGGCATTGAACTGATTTCCGCATATAATTTGTTTGTTCCTTCAAAAAGCTCACCGACCGCACCACCATACTGTTCCCATGCTGAAAAGAGCCTGCTTTGCCCGCCTGCAAGCAGTTCAAAGCTCTGAATCATAAGTATTAGGTTTGATGAAAACTGTTCCATTCCTCCTTTATAGTCATTTACTCCTGCAGAAAGTAAACTAATTCCTGCTGATAGATCACGCATTCCGGCACTTGCCCCCTGTGCACCAGTATTAACACCATTAATAAGCGCTCCTTCCGCTGTTGCCAGACCATACAGCTGCTGATATGTCGGGTTTGTTGGGTCTGAATTTACAAGGCCTTGGACAATAGCCATTAGATTTGTGTTTATGTTCCTTAGCTGCTCTATAGCAACTGCCATATCATCTGCTCCCTGTGAAAGCCTTGATGCGCCGGCTGCTGACTGATCAAGCCCGTTTTTAATACCCTCCAGATTTGAGGTAAGCTGCTGAACTGCATTGATAACTTCGCTTCCATTCCGGGTAAATTCATTTAATCCATTGCCTATCTCTTGAAAGCCACTGCTCATATCATCATTGCTTTCACTTAAAACATATAAGCCATGATTTATTTCCGATATGGCATTGACAAGATCGGAGCTTCCGTCTTTTAATTTAGTCAGTCCATCACCAAGTTTTTCACTCCCTTCAATTATCTCCTTTGAGCCGTCTGACATTTCTGCCAGGCCACTATCAAACTCTTCAAGATTCTTTTTGCTATCTTCAAGATCAGTAATAGCAGGTATCTCAGATGGAATTACAACTATGTTTATAGGCTCAAGCTGTATGTCTTTACCTTCCATCTGTAAGGTAAAGTCAGATTCAGGAAACGGAAAATCAGCAAATGAAATATTCATTATTTTACCGGTAAGCACTTTTGTCGCACCTTCTGCCTGAATATCCGTAAATTTTGTAACATCTGCTTTTATGCTTAACTGAACCATCAAAGGAGTATAACAGTCTTCTTTAGATATTCTGTTGTTTCCCAGATAATCTTTATAAAAAATATTTTCTTTATTCTTTAACTTGTTTTCCACATTGATTTCTATTTTAAGACTGCCTGATTTTCCTGCTATATCTTTTCCCGGCATATCCTTGCCGTCCAGATAATATTTAATATCTATTTTTACAGGTATCTCTTTTGAGGTTGTTCCCTGGTAGAACAAATTTCCTGATTCAAAAGAATCTGCATTCCAGATTATCTTATTTCCTTCAGTTTCAGGCGCAGCCTCATTAATCATGCTTTTTATTGCATCATATTCCCCATAATCAATATAGCTTCCTTCATTATCTGATAATCCCGCAATATTTAACCAGTTAACTGTTTTTACTTCCCTGACACTTCCGTCATTATTCAGACTGACATAAACTGTTTCGTTTTTTGTTTCAGGCAGTTTTGTAAAACCTGTGGTAAATAAAAAAAGCAGGGATATTGAGACGATAGTAAGTATTTTTATTATTTTATTTTTTATTATCTTATTGCTTTTCATTTTTGCTCCCATAAAATTTATTTTTTTAAGTTTCCGGCTCTTCTCTTCCATCCAAGCGATGTCCACCCTATAAGTTTGTCAAAAATAAGGAACATGACCGGAAGTCCAATAAGGCTTATTATCATGCTTACAATTGCTCCTCTTCCTATGATCAGCGTAAATTCCTTTGTCGTTTTGATGCTTGAGAAAAGAGCTATGACAAGAGTTGCGGCAAACAAAATAATTGCGCTTGAGAAAATTGATTTTCCGCTGTCCTTAATCGCCTGCATGGCGACTTCGTCATTTCTTGAAAATATCTGCCTGTTTTCCTTATATCTTGAAGTAAACAAAATAGCGTAATCTATTGTCGCCCCGAGCTGTATTGCGCCAATAAATATAGGTGTCAAAAAAGAAAGAGATGTTCCTGAAAAATAAGGAATTGCCATATTAAACCATATGCCGGACTGAATAATCAGAATTAGCAAAGCCGGAATTGAAAATGACTTAAAACTTATTCCGATTATAAGGGCAACAAGGCCTATAGAAATAAAGGAAACATTCCTGAAATCTTTTGTAGAAATAATCCTGATATCATTATTTAGAACACTTTCACCCGTAAGATAATATTTTTCATAATATCCGGATGTTGTGTTATTTATTTTCTCAATAAGCTCTCCTGTTTTAGGATCATCAATATCAGTTCCAAGCTGAATTATTATGTTTGAATATTTCCCGCTCTGGAATTTTTCTGCAACTTCTTTAGGAATAAAGGAATCAGGTATAGTGCTGTCGACTGCATCAGAAAGCCCGGCAACCTTGATAATTCCATCCAATTCTCTTATTTCTCCGATAAGCCTGCTTTCTTTAACCCTGTCACTGTCTTCAAGAATAAGGTAGGTAATATTTCCGGTATTGAATTTTTCTTTTATTCTGTTGTTATCAACTACTGATTTTGCATGTTCAGGAAGCTGCTTTTCTGAAGAATAATAATACTTAAGATTTGACTGCGCCATATATGATGGAACAATTATAATTATAAGCAGCACAAGAAAAACCCATTTGTATTTTAAGATCCACCTGGATATAAGATTAAAACTCGGCAGAAAAACCCTGTGCCTGGTTTTTTCAATGACTTTGTCAAATACCACAATAAGAGAAGGAAGCAGGAATATAGTTGTAATAAGACTTAATACTACTCCTTTTGCAAGCACAAATCCGAGATCCTTTCCTATTCCTATCTTCATGACCAGAAGCGCTAAAAATCCGGCAATCGTGGTAAGAGAACTCCCG is from Actinomycetota bacterium and encodes:
- the lnt gene encoding apolipoprotein N-acyltransferase; protein product: MRIYKRLFLILLSSVMLILSFTDNLAFLSWFALISYIIALSKSNFRSAIFLSALTGLLFFAGITYWFTEYSYVYWFPILGLLSVFFIFYGFIFKLIFLKIKWACLRILLISSVWIAVEFLRHRTFLAFPWGVLGYSQHSFLPIMQLSKLTGVLGVSLLIVLLNLCCAEIIMYFINLRLSSVESGSGIAYISAKTNFNEDFNNKASCQLVAKSRNKPGNHAVLRKSFFKKPVFIFSITVVAVILLNVIFGTVYIRKNSNQYEGEKLEIAMVQPNVSFDDKFATDTDVLIPQRMESDKKYFKEGTELIVFPESVIWGLLEQERNNSFYKWVRNTAAEENLYFIMGQIVWDEENNYYNTVYLYNPKLEIIGRYDKIHPLPCAEYMPYPDIFEFLSFMNMAKLNITPAKELILLNYPGKGNIGANICFESILQIISRIYRKTGADILFTFTDTAGFRESIAAWHHVIFSKTRAIENNCFMVHSGNNGISAVIDPYGRILAKTEIGKKEILYGSVYLNNKKSFYSLYGELFIYIYFGASFIVLLFYIIEVKNKKKQDEE
- a CDS encoding amidophosphoribosyltransferase, which gives rise to MSGLFGIVSSKDCRQSLFYGTDYHSHLGTKKAGLAVFNSKMTRAIHDISTSQFKSKFIDELPNLKGKKGIGVISDFDPQPIIISCLFGKFALVTSGLLKNKNELAKEIMSQGGSFSEMSSGIINSTEVIGKLIARKNNIASGMKHVFDKISGSVSLLVLAKEGIYAARDISGKTTLVIGQNDESFAIASETSAFPNLGFKPVLELHPGEIVLVTSEGLKEKQDTLENEKTFRNRRICSFLWIYTGYPASSYEGINVEKVRENCGANLARNDKIEADLVCGVPDSGTAHAIGYSMASGIPYRRSLVKYTDGYGRSYTPPSQEIRNKVAKLKLIPIRSVIEDKRIVVCDDSIVRGTQLKNQAIEKLWRNGAKEIHVRIACPPLMYPCPYLLSTRTKKELAARKVIKKITGENNFNIEDFIDDKSPLYRKMVDTSQKELGVTSLKYQTISDMVKAIGLPEEKLCLYCWTGRD
- a CDS encoding MMPL family transporter translates to MEKLGRFVVGKRVAVIIIFLILIIPSVLGMIKTKINYDLLSYIPDNLNSKKGQIILNENFGLAETVYLAVHDKEIWEVMEIKEEILKLEGVGSVDWLDDYADIKVPPEFISDDIKENFISENSTILQVRLGENKNGSNNLEVIDEIKKLVGDEDYYLGGQPAMLHEFQSIVNKEMIIYMVIALAVILLVLFLATTSIIEPLLILFSIGAAILINMGTNYFIGEISYITNSVAAILQLAVSMDYSIFLIHRYHEEKELNTSKESAMVSSIKKAVTAISGSSLTTIAGFLALLVMKIGIGKDLGFVLAKGVVLSLITTIFLLPSLIVVFDKVIEKTRHRVFLPSFNLISRWILKYKWVFLVLLIIIIVPSYMAQSNLKYYYSSEKQLPEHAKSVVDNNRIKEKFNTGNITYLILEDSDRVKESRLIGEIRELDGIIKVAGLSDAVDSTIPDSFIPKEVAEKFQSGKYSNIIIQLGTDIDDPKTGELIEKINNTTSGYYEKYYLTGESVLNNDIRIISTKDFRNVSFISIGLVALIIGISFKSFSIPALLILIIQSGIWFNMAIPYFSGTSLSFLTPIFIGAIQLGATIDYAILFTSRYKENRQIFSRNDEVAMQAIKDSGKSIFSSAIILFAATLVIALFSSIKTTKEFTLIIGRGAIVSMIISLIGLPVMFLIFDKLIGWTSLGWKRRAGNLKK